A single genomic interval of Mucilaginibacter boryungensis harbors:
- a CDS encoding glycoside hydrolase family 43 protein: protein MKKLHILLCAALAFSGLTASAQKADTVIHSNGNPIIRHQYTADPAALVYKGNVYLYTGHDEAPVKVNSYRMHNWLCFSSSDMVNWTEHPSPLNVKDFAWAKDDAWAGQVIERDGKFYWYVAVEHGTIHGKAIGVAVADRPEGPYKDARGSAIITNDMTTQTKISWDDIDPTVFIDNDGQAYLIWGNTVCYYAKLKKNMIELDGDIKTFTLPHYTEAPWIHKHKGWYYLSYAYEFPEKTAYAMSRKITGPWEYKGILNEIAGNSNTNHQAIIDFKRKSYFIYHNGAITPDAGSFHRSVCIDYLYYNPDGTIKRVVMTSEGVKPVK, encoded by the coding sequence ATGAAGAAACTACACATATTACTCTGCGCTGCGCTTGCATTTTCAGGCTTAACCGCTTCGGCGCAAAAGGCTGATACCGTTATCCATTCAAACGGTAACCCTATCATCCGTCACCAATACACCGCCGACCCGGCCGCACTGGTTTATAAAGGCAATGTATATCTATATACCGGGCACGATGAAGCGCCGGTGAAAGTGAACAGCTACCGCATGCACAACTGGCTTTGTTTTTCATCAAGCGATATGGTGAACTGGACAGAACACCCCTCTCCCCTAAATGTAAAAGATTTTGCCTGGGCTAAAGACGATGCCTGGGCGGGACAGGTAATTGAACGCGATGGGAAGTTTTACTGGTATGTGGCTGTTGAGCATGGCACCATTCATGGTAAAGCCATAGGTGTGGCTGTAGCCGACCGGCCTGAAGGGCCATATAAAGACGCGCGGGGTTCGGCAATAATCACCAACGATATGACCACCCAAACCAAAATTAGTTGGGATGACATTGACCCTACCGTGTTTATTGATAACGACGGCCAGGCTTACCTGATTTGGGGAAACACGGTTTGCTACTACGCTAAACTGAAGAAGAATATGATAGAGCTTGACGGAGATATTAAAACCTTTACGCTACCGCATTACACCGAAGCACCATGGATACATAAGCACAAAGGCTGGTACTATTTGTCGTATGCTTACGAGTTCCCCGAGAAGACAGCCTACGCCATGAGCCGCAAAATTACGGGGCCGTGGGAATATAAAGGTATACTGAACGAGATTGCCGGTAACAGTAATACCAACCATCAGGCCATTATTGATTTTAAAAGAAAGTCATACTTCATTTACCATAATGGCGCGATAACGCCAGATGCCGGAAGTTTCCACCGGTCGGTGTGTATCGATTATCTGTACTACAATCCCGACGGCACCATAAAAAGAGTGGTCATGACATCGGAAGGTGTAAAACCTGTGAAATAA
- a CDS encoding family 43 glycosylhydrolase, whose protein sequence is MKRLIYILLLLFTRYSYAQELRTNIPVHDPVMIKQDSVYYVFCTGNGINVWSSTDMVHWKAEPKVFATAPQWAVEAIPGFRNSIWAPDISYYKGTYYLYYAVSAFGKNTSAIGLATSPTLHTNSPDYKWTDHGKIIQSYPNKTNWNAIDPNLAVDKDGTPYLSFGSFWDGLKLVKLNKDRLSIAESPDNLPTIASRKKATSDANPPAIDDNPKDAGGNAIEAPFIFRKGKYFYLFASIDYCCKGPRSTYKMIVGRSKNIKGPYVDSKDIPLSHGGGDIVLQGDKNWYGVGHNAVCEFDGIDYLVFHGYDAADNGRSKLRIEKLSWVNNWPVVELAKP, encoded by the coding sequence ATGAAACGCTTAATCTACATATTACTGTTATTATTCACAAGGTACAGCTATGCCCAGGAACTGCGCACTAATATCCCCGTGCATGACCCGGTAATGATTAAGCAGGATAGCGTGTATTATGTGTTCTGCACCGGCAATGGCATCAACGTGTGGTCGTCGACAGATATGGTGCATTGGAAGGCCGAGCCTAAAGTATTTGCAACAGCACCGCAATGGGCGGTTGAGGCTATCCCCGGCTTCAGGAACAGTATTTGGGCGCCTGATATCTCCTACTACAAAGGCACTTATTATCTTTATTACGCGGTATCGGCATTTGGTAAAAACACCTCGGCTATTGGTTTGGCTACCAGCCCTACGCTGCACACCAATAGCCCTGATTATAAATGGACTGACCACGGGAAGATCATCCAATCGTATCCCAACAAAACCAATTGGAACGCCATAGACCCAAACCTGGCGGTTGATAAGGATGGCACGCCCTACCTCAGCTTCGGCTCCTTTTGGGATGGGCTAAAGCTTGTAAAGCTCAATAAAGACCGCTTGAGCATCGCCGAAAGTCCGGATAACCTGCCAACCATTGCCAGCAGGAAAAAGGCCACGTCTGATGCTAATCCGCCCGCTATTGATGATAACCCTAAAGATGCCGGAGGCAACGCTATTGAAGCGCCGTTCATTTTCCGTAAAGGGAAATACTTCTACCTGTTTGCCTCGATAGATTATTGCTGCAAAGGCCCGCGCAGCACTTACAAAATGATCGTCGGTCGCTCAAAAAATATAAAAGGGCCTTATGTTGATAGCAAGGACATTCCGCTAAGTCATGGCGGTGGCGATATTGTTTTACAGGGCGACAAGAACTGGTACGGCGTCGGCCATAACGCGGTCTGCGAATTTGATGGCATTGATTACCTGGTATTCCACGGGTATGATGCTGCCGACAACGGAAGATCTAAACTAAGAATTGAGAAACTCAGCTGGGTGAATAACTGGCCTGTGGTTGAGTTAGCTAAACCATAA
- a CDS encoding GH39 family glycosyl hydrolase gives MKNLYRKGLLLALAVCLYSYTDAQIQPDVNVNVDISKTIGDMKPIWAWFGHDEPNYTYMKDGRKLLTELSQLGPVPVYMRVHNLMTSGDGTPALKWGSTNIYTEDANGNPIYNYRIVDSIFDTYIKRGMKPLAQLGFMPEALSTRPQPYQHHWKPGIEYKAIETGWAYPPKDYKKWGDLVYNWVKHCVNRYGAKEVASWYWEVWNEPDGAYWKGTPTEFYKLYDYAADGVKRALPSARIGGCNVTGGGMKFLTGFLNHCLKDTNFVTGKIGSPLDAVLFHAKGSPRISNGQVRMGISNQLRNMNNMFKLISSYPQLNSIPVIIGESDPEGCAACGMNTNPENAYRNGTLYSSYTAASFARAYLLADQYHINLIGAVSWSFEFEDQPWFAGFRDLATNGVDKPVLNVFRMFGMMKGKRVEVQDAAMYDTKLVVDSGIRKQADVGALASTDSKTAAVMLWNYHDEDNNRVPHNVVLHVNNIPVKTVNVTCYLVDWDHSNSYEVWKKMGSPQNPAAEQITELEKAGMLKMNGKPVKMNTAKGTVGLKTTLQAQAVELVKIDW, from the coding sequence ATGAAAAACCTGTACCGTAAGGGGCTGCTTTTAGCGCTTGCTGTGTGCCTGTATAGTTACACTGATGCGCAAATACAACCTGATGTAAACGTTAATGTAGATATCAGCAAAACGATAGGCGATATGAAACCTATATGGGCCTGGTTTGGGCACGATGAACCCAACTACACGTATATGAAGGATGGGCGCAAACTGCTTACAGAGTTATCGCAATTAGGCCCTGTGCCGGTTTATATGCGGGTGCACAACCTCATGACATCTGGTGATGGTACACCAGCCCTTAAGTGGGGATCGACCAATATATATACTGAAGATGCCAACGGCAACCCTATATACAATTACCGCATTGTCGACAGCATTTTTGATACTTACATAAAGCGCGGCATGAAGCCTTTGGCACAATTAGGTTTTATGCCCGAAGCGCTTTCTACCCGTCCCCAGCCCTACCAGCACCATTGGAAACCAGGTATTGAATATAAAGCCATTGAAACAGGCTGGGCTTACCCGCCAAAAGATTACAAAAAATGGGGCGACCTGGTTTATAATTGGGTAAAACATTGTGTGAACCGTTATGGCGCTAAAGAAGTAGCCAGCTGGTATTGGGAAGTTTGGAACGAACCCGACGGCGCTTACTGGAAAGGCACCCCGACAGAATTTTATAAACTATACGACTATGCAGCCGATGGTGTAAAACGCGCTTTACCATCGGCCCGTATTGGCGGCTGCAATGTAACCGGCGGCGGCATGAAGTTTTTAACCGGCTTTTTGAACCACTGCTTAAAGGACACCAACTTTGTAACCGGCAAAATAGGTTCACCATTGGATGCGGTATTGTTTCACGCCAAAGGTTCGCCACGGATAAGCAATGGACAGGTGCGCATGGGCATTAGTAACCAATTACGCAATATGAACAATATGTTCAAGCTCATCAGCTCGTATCCGCAATTGAATAGCATCCCGGTTATCATTGGCGAATCCGACCCGGAAGGTTGCGCGGCCTGCGGCATGAACACTAATCCAGAAAATGCCTATCGCAACGGCACCTTATATTCCAGTTATACTGCTGCCTCCTTTGCAAGGGCCTACCTGCTGGCCGATCAGTATCATATTAACCTCATCGGCGCTGTTAGCTGGTCATTCGAGTTCGAAGACCAGCCTTGGTTTGCCGGCTTCCGCGATCTGGCTACCAACGGTGTAGATAAACCGGTGCTGAATGTTTTCCGCATGTTTGGCATGATGAAAGGCAAGCGTGTTGAAGTACAGGACGCGGCTATGTACGACACCAAACTGGTTGTCGATTCGGGCATCCGAAAACAGGCAGATGTAGGCGCATTAGCTTCTACAGACAGCAAAACAGCAGCGGTGATGTTGTGGAATTATCATGATGAAGACAATAACCGTGTGCCGCATAATGTGGTGTTACATGTAAATAACATCCCGGTAAAAACGGTGAATGTAACCTGCTACCTGGTAGATTGGGATCACAGCAATTCGTACGAGGTTTGGAAGAAGATGGGCTCACCGCAAAACCCTGCGGCAGAGCAAATAACTGAACTGGAAAAGGCCGGGATGCTGAAAATGAACGGCAAGCCGGTAAAAATGAATACAGCTAAAGGTACAGTAGGATTAAAAACAACTTTACAGGCGCAGGCTGTGGAGTTAGTTAAGATTGATTGGTAA
- a CDS encoding cold-shock protein: MNEGTVKFFNVTKGFGFITPNGGGADVFVHSSGLIDEIRENDKVNYEVENGRKGVNAVNVKVI, encoded by the coding sequence ATGAACGAAGGAACAGTAAAATTTTTCAATGTAACAAAAGGTTTCGGCTTTATTACCCCTAACGGCGGTGGTGCTGACGTATTTGTACATTCTTCAGGCCTTATCGATGAAATCCGTGAAAACGACAAAGTTAACTACGAAGTTGAAAACGGTAGAAAAGGCGTAAACGCGGTAAATGTAAAAGTTATCTAA
- a CDS encoding YtxH domain-containing protein has protein sequence MKDQAKIIAALLVGAAAGAAIGLLLAPSSGTELRGDIADYVNDLVEKSKETAAQKANDLKGYGNSVVDRAKSRVNGVMSNLSDYKDQLRGSIKASANDYTDQATNFGEDMLNKGRSKVKNAVNDVSNNVQGI, from the coding sequence ATGAAAGATCAAGCTAAAATTATCGCAGCGCTTTTAGTGGGTGCTGCTGCCGGAGCGGCGATAGGTTTATTACTGGCCCCGTCAAGCGGAACCGAACTGCGTGGAGACATTGCCGATTACGTGAACGACCTGGTTGAAAAATCGAAAGAAACAGCGGCGCAAAAGGCTAATGACCTTAAAGGCTATGGCAATAGTGTGGTTGACCGCGCCAAATCACGGGTTAATGGCGTTATGAGCAATTTGTCTGATTATAAAGATCAGCTACGCGGCTCCATAAAAGCCAGCGCTAATGACTATACCGACCAGGCTACCAACTTTGGGGAAGATATGCTGAACAAAGGCAGATCAAAAGTAAAAAATGCAGTTAATGATGTAAGTAATAATGTGCAGGGGATTTAA
- a CDS encoding DUF4268 domain-containing protein: MFSKAEATQLRQEFWTTFGRYLRPQLSADGEKVNWINYKTGIKHVYFRMEAENRLARIGIEITHYDTGIQELFFEQFMELKTMLHSYLGEEWEWQLHHTDMEGKTISRIYKELPKASIYNREDWPKLISFFKPRIVALDEFWSMGKYSFDALK; encoded by the coding sequence ATGTTTTCAAAAGCGGAAGCTACACAATTACGACAGGAATTTTGGACAACTTTTGGCCGTTATTTACGGCCGCAGCTATCTGCCGATGGTGAAAAGGTGAACTGGATAAATTACAAAACCGGCATTAAGCATGTATACTTCCGCATGGAGGCCGAGAACAGGCTGGCACGTATAGGTATTGAGATAACCCACTATGATACGGGCATACAGGAACTGTTTTTTGAACAGTTTATGGAGTTAAAAACAATGCTGCATAGTTACCTGGGCGAAGAATGGGAATGGCAATTACACCATACCGATATGGAAGGTAAAACAATTAGCCGCATTTATAAAGAATTGCCTAAAGCCAGCATTTATAACCGGGAAGACTGGCCAAAGCTGATCAGTTTTTTTAAGCCGCGCATAGTGGCACTTGATGAGTTCTGGAGTATGGGCAAGTATAGTTTTGATGCGCTAAAATAA
- a CDS encoding alpha-L-fucosidase encodes MKKLISCLLCAILCARAFGQAPPKPYGPVPTKAQVAWQETEMYCLIHFGPDTFTDKEWGYGDEDPSIFNPTNFNAMQIVGAAKAGGFKGIIVVAKHHDGFCLWPTKTTEHNISHSPYKNGKGDILREYREACDKLGMKMGVYCSPWDRNSPLYGKPEYVTDVYRKQLTELYTNYGPLFIVWHDGANGGDGYYGGAKEVRKIDRSTYYGWEITWGLARKLQPGAAIFGDVGPDVRWVGNEKGQAGETYWATYTPHAPEEGKTPGNGFVKDWEGTAGQRNGKYWMPAECDVPLRPGWFYHQSQDEKVKTPDSLFNLYFKSVGRGACLDLGLAPDKSGNLYSRDVVSLRVFGELLHNTFKTNLANGAKLTASNIRGNNKAKYGPQFLLDANRYSCWATDDHVKTPQLLVDLRTPKTFDIIQLRENIKLGQRIDSVAIDVMRDNKWKQIAATTSIGANKLIRLPDVVTARKVRLRITGSHACIALSDFDLYKGAISVHHRNVEVSLSPPPPLKQ; translated from the coding sequence ATGAAAAAATTAATCAGTTGTTTGTTGTGTGCCATATTGTGCGCACGGGCGTTTGGTCAGGCGCCACCTAAACCATACGGACCTGTCCCGACAAAAGCGCAGGTGGCCTGGCAGGAAACAGAAATGTATTGCCTTATCCATTTTGGGCCAGACACATTTACCGACAAGGAGTGGGGTTATGGCGATGAAGATCCGTCGATATTTAACCCAACAAATTTTAATGCCATGCAAATTGTTGGCGCGGCAAAGGCCGGGGGATTTAAAGGCATTATTGTGGTTGCCAAACACCACGATGGATTTTGTTTATGGCCAACCAAAACTACAGAACATAATATCAGCCACAGTCCGTATAAAAATGGTAAGGGAGATATCCTAAGAGAATACCGCGAAGCTTGCGATAAATTAGGGATGAAGATGGGGGTGTACTGTTCGCCATGGGATAGGAATAGTCCGTTATATGGCAAACCCGAATATGTGACCGATGTGTACCGTAAACAACTAACCGAGCTATACACTAATTACGGCCCGCTATTTATAGTTTGGCACGATGGGGCAAACGGCGGCGATGGGTATTACGGCGGGGCAAAAGAAGTAAGAAAAATAGACCGCTCAACTTATTACGGTTGGGAAATCACCTGGGGACTGGCCCGAAAACTACAACCGGGTGCAGCAATATTTGGCGATGTTGGCCCCGATGTACGCTGGGTTGGTAATGAGAAAGGACAAGCCGGTGAAACCTATTGGGCCACTTACACCCCGCATGCGCCCGAAGAAGGTAAAACCCCGGGCAACGGTTTTGTAAAAGATTGGGAAGGTACGGCCGGACAACGCAATGGCAAGTATTGGATGCCGGCCGAGTGTGATGTGCCGTTACGACCAGGCTGGTTCTATCACCAAAGTCAGGATGAGAAAGTTAAAACACCCGATAGTTTGTTTAACCTGTATTTTAAAAGTGTAGGGCGGGGGGCGTGTCTCGATTTGGGGTTAGCGCCCGATAAAAGCGGAAATCTATATAGCAGAGATGTAGTATCGCTACGCGTATTCGGAGAGCTACTGCACAATACGTTTAAGACTAACCTGGCTAATGGTGCAAAATTAACAGCAAGTAATATTAGGGGAAACAATAAAGCAAAATACGGCCCGCAATTTTTGTTGGATGCTAACCGCTATAGCTGTTGGGCTACAGACGACCATGTAAAAACGCCGCAGTTACTTGTCGACCTTCGTACTCCCAAAACTTTTGACATTATCCAATTACGTGAAAATATTAAATTGGGCCAAAGGATTGATAGTGTGGCTATTGATGTGATGCGAGACAATAAGTGGAAGCAGATAGCTGCTACTACCAGCATCGGTGCAAATAAACTGATACGCCTGCCTGATGTGGTTACTGCAAGGAAAGTACGTTTGCGGATAACAGGTTCACATGCTTGTATAGCGCTTAGCGATTTTGACTTATACAAAGGGGCCATCAGTGTTCATCATCGAAACGTGGAAGTTAGCTTATCACCACCGCCACCGCTGAAACAATGA
- a CDS encoding SMP-30/gluconolactonase/LRE family protein — protein sequence MKKIIFTIIACAFTCNVLAQGKLLYDTLQKPQLISKQFNFTEGPAVDKKGNIFFTDQPDNKIWKYDTEGKLSVFMDKAGRSNGIFFDKKGNLISCADEQDQLWSINKHGKVTVLVNDFDGHRLNGPNDLWVNRKTGGIYFTDPYYQRDYWDRKTSDLDGQKVYYLPPNGSPVIADDQLKKPNGIVGTPDGNTLYVADIQANKTYKYSIAADGKLTNKQLLINQGSDGMTIDAEGNIYLTGKGVTVYDPSGKKIAHIDIPEPWTANICFGGRDRKLLFITASTAIYTLRMNVKGVE from the coding sequence ATGAAGAAGATAATTTTTACCATCATAGCTTGTGCTTTTACTTGTAATGTTTTGGCACAGGGTAAATTGTTATACGATACCCTACAAAAGCCACAATTGATCTCCAAACAGTTCAACTTCACAGAAGGCCCGGCAGTAGATAAGAAGGGAAATATCTTTTTTACCGACCAGCCGGATAATAAGATATGGAAGTATGATACCGAGGGCAAACTATCCGTGTTTATGGATAAGGCAGGCCGTAGTAATGGGATATTTTTTGATAAGAAAGGCAACCTGATCAGTTGCGCAGATGAGCAGGACCAGCTATGGTCGATTAATAAACATGGTAAGGTTACAGTGCTTGTGAATGACTTTGACGGACACCGGCTTAATGGCCCTAACGACCTGTGGGTTAACCGAAAAACCGGCGGCATATATTTTACCGATCCTTACTATCAGCGTGATTACTGGGACCGGAAAACCAGCGACCTTGACGGGCAAAAAGTATATTATCTGCCACCAAATGGCTCGCCAGTAATTGCCGATGACCAGCTTAAAAAACCAAACGGAATAGTTGGCACCCCTGATGGAAATACGCTATATGTTGCAGATATACAGGCTAATAAAACATATAAATACAGTATTGCTGCAGATGGAAAGCTAACCAACAAACAACTCCTAATTAATCAGGGCTCGGATGGGATGACCATTGATGCTGAAGGCAATATATATCTCACCGGAAAAGGCGTAACAGTATATGACCCATCAGGTAAAAAGATAGCGCATATTGATATCCCTGAGCCCTGGACGGCAAATATTTGTTTTGGCGGTAGGGATAGGAAGTTGCTTTTTATTACCGCTTCAACAGCAATTTATACGTTGAGGATGAATGTGAAAGGAGTAGAATAA
- a CDS encoding S9 family peptidase, protein MKKLAICLLLMASAVYIKAQDAIGYQMPPKVMADLLLAKPTPGVSIDSKAEWMLLNERNAYPSVAELAQPELRIAGLRINPNNFSLSRQTFINNFSLKNIKTGQTYQVTGLPSPLMAGNFSWSPDERKIAFTQNNQKTVDLYVIDVVTHKAMKINKRALNTVLGSGVTWADNSSLFYRVANKPVAMAPPKPLTPKGPTVQQSLGKVAPSATYEDLIKSPYDEALFEFYGTSQLVRNKGGVETLIGKPAIYSSTTLSPDRQFMLVRTIRKPFSYLVTDRGFPSTVFITDLNGKVYKQLAVLPSSENTPSGYDNTQNIPRGFDWRDDEPASITWAQPLDSGLIKKKVDFHDAVYELSSPFKGEPKELFKTQYRYRGITWGNASLALVTEGMRSKQINRVSTFNTTTGKLETLYERSQTDAYNNPGTPVMSRNKYGRDVIQTTDGGTKILMNNPIGASKAGDLPFLAKFDLNTKKNDIIWRCTEGHYEYVVDVLDADKLVLVTRRESQTEVPNYYIKNLVLRIADRPITNFTNPYPQLEGVTKEKIHYKRADGVDLTGDLYLPKGYNKEKDGPLPVLIWAYPAEYNSAADAAQIRGSKDRFTLIGGGSPIFFVTQGYAILNNAEMPIVAKEGKKPNDNFVEQLQLNAEAAINKLSDMGVGDRNRVAVGGHSYGAFMTANLLAHTKLFKAGLAESGAYNRTLTPFGFQNEERTYWDDPKLYYDMSPFSFADKIKTPILLIHGESDDNPGTFPINSERLFAAIKGLGGTVRFVYLPFEAHGYRGKENLLHKLWEQNEWLNKYVKNAK, encoded by the coding sequence ATGAAAAAACTCGCAATTTGCTTACTGCTAATGGCTTCCGCAGTTTATATAAAAGCTCAGGATGCCATTGGCTACCAAATGCCGCCAAAGGTAATGGCCGATTTGTTGTTGGCTAAGCCTACACCCGGTGTAAGCATCGATTCAAAAGCCGAATGGATGCTGCTGAACGAACGCAATGCTTACCCATCGGTAGCAGAACTGGCACAGCCTGAACTGCGCATTGCCGGGTTGCGTATCAACCCCAACAATTTCTCGCTGAGCAGGCAAACATTTATTAACAACTTTTCGCTTAAGAACATTAAGACCGGGCAAACCTACCAGGTGACCGGCTTGCCTTCGCCCCTTATGGCCGGCAATTTTAGCTGGAGCCCGGATGAGCGCAAGATAGCCTTCACCCAAAACAACCAAAAAACGGTTGACCTTTACGTGATAGATGTTGTTACCCACAAAGCAATGAAGATTAACAAGCGCGCGTTGAACACTGTTTTAGGCAGCGGCGTAACCTGGGCCGATAACAGCAGTTTGTTTTATCGTGTAGCCAACAAACCGGTAGCAATGGCGCCACCAAAGCCATTGACACCAAAAGGCCCAACCGTACAGCAAAGTTTAGGCAAAGTAGCGCCAAGCGCCACTTACGAAGATCTGATCAAATCGCCTTATGATGAGGCCTTGTTTGAGTTTTACGGCACATCGCAATTGGTGCGCAACAAAGGCGGTGTTGAAACGCTGATAGGTAAACCCGCTATTTACAGTTCAACCACCCTATCACCCGACAGGCAATTTATGCTGGTGAGGACTATCCGTAAACCTTTCTCGTACCTGGTGACCGACCGCGGTTTTCCATCCACTGTGTTTATTACAGACCTTAACGGGAAAGTATATAAGCAACTTGCTGTTTTACCATCAAGCGAGAACACGCCTTCTGGTTATGATAACACGCAAAATATCCCGCGCGGATTTGATTGGCGCGATGATGAGCCTGCAAGCATTACCTGGGCGCAGCCATTGGATAGCGGCCTGATAAAAAAGAAGGTTGATTTCCATGACGCTGTTTATGAATTAAGTTCTCCATTTAAAGGCGAGCCTAAAGAACTGTTTAAAACGCAATACCGTTACCGTGGGATTACCTGGGGCAATGCATCGTTAGCGTTAGTTACTGAAGGGATGCGCTCAAAACAGATCAACCGCGTATCTACGTTTAATACTACCACCGGCAAGCTGGAGACGCTTTACGAACGCAGCCAGACCGATGCCTATAATAATCCGGGCACACCGGTAATGTCGCGTAATAAATATGGGCGCGATGTGATACAAACAACCGATGGCGGCACTAAGATATTAATGAACAATCCTATCGGTGCCTCAAAAGCCGGTGATTTACCTTTCCTGGCTAAGTTTGATCTGAACACCAAGAAGAACGACATTATCTGGCGTTGTACCGAAGGCCATTATGAATATGTAGTTGATGTTTTAGATGCTGATAAACTGGTGCTGGTAACGCGCCGAGAGTCGCAAACGGAAGTGCCTAACTACTACATTAAAAACCTGGTACTACGCATAGCCGACAGGCCTATCACCAACTTTACAAACCCTTACCCGCAATTGGAAGGCGTTACTAAAGAGAAGATACATTATAAAAGGGCCGATGGCGTTGACCTGACCGGCGACCTGTACCTGCCAAAAGGCTACAACAAAGAGAAAGACGGCCCGCTGCCGGTGTTAATATGGGCTTACCCTGCCGAATATAACTCGGCTGCTGATGCCGCGCAAATCCGTGGTTCGAAAGACCGTTTTACGTTGATTGGCGGCGGCAGCCCGATATTCTTTGTAACCCAGGGCTATGCCATCCTTAATAACGCCGAAATGCCTATTGTAGCTAAAGAAGGCAAAAAGCCTAACGATAACTTTGTAGAGCAATTACAGTTAAACGCCGAAGCCGCGATTAACAAACTATCGGATATGGGCGTTGGCGACCGCAACCGGGTTGCCGTTGGCGGCCATAGCTACGGTGCATTTATGACGGCAAACTTATTGGCCCATACCAAACTGTTTAAAGCCGGTTTAGCTGAAAGCGGGGCGTATAACCGTACCCTTACCCCATTTGGCTTCCAAAACGAGGAACGCACCTATTGGGACGATCCGAAACTGTATTACGACATGAGCCCATTCAGCTTTGCGGATAAGATAAAAACCCCAATTCTGCTGATACATGGCGAATCCGACGATAACCCGGGTACTTTCCCTATTAACAGCGAGCGCTTGTTCGCCGCCATTAAAGGCCTGGGCGGTACCGTTAGGTTTGTTTATCTGCCATTTGAAGCCCATGGCTACCGTGGAAAAGAAAACCTTTTACACAAACTATGGGAGCAAAACGAGTGGTTGAATAAATATGTGAAGAACGCGAAATAA